One part of the Marinobacter sp. M3C genome encodes these proteins:
- the gltX gene encoding glutamate--tRNA ligase, with amino-acid sequence MTLVRTRIAPSPTGDPHVGTAYVALFNLCFARQHGGQFILRIEDTDQARSTPESEQEILTALRWLGLNWDEGPDVGGPHGPYRQSERKDSYAQYAEDLVTAGHAFYCFRTPEELDVIREERKAAGLNPGIKGNLELSPEEVHRRREAGDAYVIRMKVPDEGVCEISDMLRGTIEIDWAQVDCQILLKSDGMPTYHLANVVDDHLMEITHVLRGEEWINSAPKHKLLYEYFGWDMPVLCHLPLLRNPDKSKLSKRKNPTSINFYERMGFLPEAVTNYLGRMGWSMPDEREKFTLDEMISDFDIQRVSLGGPVFDVEKLRWLNGLWLREELSDEQFMLRMSQWWFNQNDLAALVPFVKGRADVFSDVAPMAQFMFSGMLPLTPESFAHSKLEEGQVKRVLQFTLWQLEAQRDWSKDNIFADVKFLAKAMDLKMGDFMFAVFVAIAGTPNSWSVMDSMEQLGPDMTRARLRHGLEVLGGFSKKETKKVEKEYAALVAE; translated from the coding sequence ATGACTTTAGTACGTACCCGAATTGCTCCGTCGCCCACTGGCGATCCGCACGTTGGCACCGCTTACGTGGCCTTGTTCAACCTGTGTTTCGCGCGCCAGCACGGTGGCCAGTTTATTCTGCGCATTGAAGACACCGACCAGGCCCGCAGCACACCGGAATCCGAACAGGAAATTCTGACTGCGCTGCGCTGGCTTGGTTTGAATTGGGATGAAGGTCCCGATGTGGGTGGCCCCCACGGCCCTTACCGCCAATCGGAGCGCAAAGACTCTTACGCACAATACGCGGAAGACCTGGTAACCGCCGGTCACGCGTTCTATTGCTTCCGCACACCTGAAGAGCTGGATGTAATTCGTGAGGAGCGCAAGGCTGCAGGCCTCAATCCAGGTATTAAGGGCAATCTTGAGTTGTCACCGGAAGAGGTGCATCGTCGCCGGGAAGCGGGCGATGCCTATGTCATTCGCATGAAGGTGCCCGACGAAGGCGTGTGCGAAATTTCCGATATGCTGCGCGGTACCATCGAGATCGACTGGGCTCAGGTGGACTGTCAGATTCTATTGAAGTCTGACGGCATGCCCACGTACCACTTGGCGAACGTGGTGGACGACCACCTGATGGAAATCACCCACGTGCTGCGAGGTGAGGAATGGATTAACTCGGCGCCCAAGCACAAGCTGCTGTATGAGTATTTCGGCTGGGACATGCCGGTGCTGTGTCACTTGCCGCTGCTGCGTAACCCGGACAAGAGCAAACTGTCCAAGCGCAAGAATCCTACCAGCATCAATTTCTATGAGCGCATGGGCTTTTTGCCGGAAGCGGTGACCAATTACCTGGGTCGCATGGGCTGGTCGATGCCGGATGAGCGCGAGAAGTTCACTCTGGACGAAATGATCAGTGATTTTGATATTCAGCGAGTGTCGCTGGGTGGCCCGGTGTTTGATGTGGAGAAGCTGCGCTGGTTGAATGGCCTGTGGCTTCGGGAAGAGCTCAGCGACGAGCAGTTTATGCTGCGCATGAGTCAGTGGTGGTTCAATCAGAACGATTTGGCGGCGCTGGTGCCGTTTGTGAAGGGCCGTGCCGACGTGTTCTCGGATGTGGCACCCATGGCCCAGTTCATGTTCAGCGGCATGTTGCCGTTGACGCCAGAGAGCTTCGCCCACAGCAAATTGGAAGAAGGGCAGGTGAAGCGGGTACTGCAGTTCACATTGTGGCAACTGGAGGCTCAGCGCGACTGGAGTAAAGACAACATATTTGCCGATGTGAAGTTTCTGGCCAAGGCGATGGACCTGAAAATGGGCGATTTCATGTTCGCTGTGTTCGTGGCGATTGCCGGTACGCCCAATTCCTGGTCGGTGATGGACTCTATGGAACAGTTGGGGCCAGACATGACCCGTGCGCGTTTGCGCCATGGGTTGGAAGTTTTGGGTGGTTTTTCCAAGAAGGAAACGAAAAAGGTAGAGAAAGAATACGCTGCGTTGGTGGCTGAATAA
- a CDS encoding 6-carboxytetrahydropterin synthase: MNHLFVDNLTVIDFAYLDATRGLVGESWIADIVLGGELDEQGMVFDFSHVKRVIKQVIDAQVDHRLVVPKGHPGLLRNDQTPQHFVWLLTNGEQIAHTGPDEAVLWLAGDTVTKAAVATLLEHELKAVLPNNVISVDVHLREEVLEGPYYHYVHGLKKHLGNCQRIAHGHRSPICVHRNERRDTALEARWAELWKDIYVGTEEDISRRFVDDHGTEYIHFEYEANQGEFALTLPASRVYMMDTDTTVELIAAHIADQLKQEFPDDSIRVKAFEGVGKGAMASR, encoded by the coding sequence ATGAATCACCTGTTTGTAGACAACCTCACCGTCATCGACTTCGCCTACCTGGACGCAACCCGCGGCTTAGTGGGTGAAAGCTGGATTGCCGACATTGTTCTGGGCGGCGAATTGGACGAACAGGGCATGGTGTTTGATTTTTCACACGTTAAGCGGGTCATCAAACAGGTGATCGACGCCCAGGTAGACCACCGATTGGTAGTACCAAAAGGCCACCCGGGGTTGTTGCGAAATGACCAAACACCCCAACACTTTGTATGGCTGCTCACCAACGGTGAACAGATCGCCCACACCGGCCCGGATGAAGCCGTGCTTTGGCTGGCCGGCGATACCGTCACCAAAGCGGCTGTTGCCACCCTGCTGGAACACGAACTGAAAGCCGTACTGCCAAACAACGTGATATCCGTAGACGTACACCTGCGCGAAGAAGTGCTTGAAGGGCCTTACTACCATTACGTGCACGGCCTGAAAAAGCACCTGGGCAACTGCCAGCGCATCGCCCACGGCCACCGCTCGCCCATATGCGTCCACCGCAACGAACGGCGCGACACCGCCTTGGAAGCCCGCTGGGCAGAACTCTGGAAAGACATCTACGTAGGCACCGAAGAAGACATCAGCCGCCGTTTTGTGGACGACCATGGCACCGAATACATCCACTTCGAATACGAAGCCAACCAGGGCGAATTCGCCCTGACCCTACCCGCCAGCCGCGTATACATGATGGACACAGACACCACGGTGGAACTGATTGCCGCGCACATCGCCGATCAGCTGAAGCAGGAGTTTCCTGATGACTCCATTCGGGTGAAGGCTTTTGAGGGTGTGGGAAAAGGAGCCATGGCGTCGCGATGA